Proteins encoded within one genomic window of Balaenoptera ricei isolate mBalRic1 chromosome 10, mBalRic1.hap2, whole genome shotgun sequence:
- the SMARCC2 gene encoding SWI/SNF complex subunit SMARCC2 isoform X2: protein MAVRKKDGGPNVKYYEAADTVTQFDNVRLWLGKNYKKYIQAEPPTNKSLSSLVVQLLQFQEEVFGKHVSNAPLTKLPIKCFLDFKAGGSLCHILAAAYKFKSDQGWRRYDFQNPSRMDRNVEMFMTIEKSLVQNNCLSRPNIFLCPEIEPKLLGKLKDIIKRHQGTVTEDKNNASHVVYPVPGNLEEEEWVRPVMKRDKQVLLHWGYYPDSYDTWIPASEIEASVEDAPTPEKPRKVHAKWILDTDTFNEWMNEEDYEVNDDKNPVSRRKKISAKTLTDEVNSPDSDRRDKKGGNYKKRKRSPSPSPTPEAKKKNAKKGPSTPYTKSKRGHREEEQEDLTKDMDEPSPVPNVEEVTLPKTVNTKKDSESAPVKGGTMTDLDEQEDESMETTGKDEDENSTGNKGEQTKNPDLHEDNVTEQTHHIIIPSYAAWFDYNSVHAIERRALPEFFNGKNKSKTPEIYLAYRNFMIDTYRLNPQEYLTSTACRRNLAGDVCAIMRVHAFLEQWGLINYQVDAESRPTPMGPPPTSHFHVLADTPSGLVPLQPKTPQGRQVDADTKAGRKGKELDDLVPETAKGKPELTSASQQMLNFPDKGKEKPTDMQNFGLRTDMYTKKNVPSKSKAAASATREWTEQETLLLLEALEMYKDDWNKVSEHVGSRTQDECILHFLRLPIEDPYLEDSEASLGPLAYQPIPFSQSGNPVMSTVAFLASVVDPRVASAAAKSALEEFSKMKEEVPTALVEAHVRKVEEAAKVTGKADPAFGLESSGIAGTTSDEPERIEESGTDEARAEGQATEEKKEPKEPREGVGAIEEEAKEKTSEAPKKDDEKGKDGDSEKESEKSDGDPIVDPEKEKEPKEGQEEVLKEVVESEGERKTKVERDIGEGNLSTAAAAALAAAAVKAKHLAAVEERKIKSLVALLVETQMKKLEIKLRHFEELETIMDREREALEYQRQQLLADRQAFHMEQLKYAEMRARQQHFQQMHQQQQPPPQALPPGSQPVPPAGAAGPPAVHGLALAPASVAPASAGSGAPPGSLGPSEQIGQAGSTAVPQQQQAAGAPQAGAVPPGVPPPGPHGPSPFPNQQTPPSMMPGAVPGSGHPGVAGNAPLGLPFGMPPPPPAPSIIPFGSLADSISINLPPPPNLHGHHHHLPFAPATLPAPNLPVSMANPLHPNLPATTTMPSSLPLGPGLGSAAAQSPAIVAAVQGNLLPSASPLPDPGTPLPPDPTAPSPGTVTPVPPTQ, encoded by the exons TATATACAAGCTGAACCACCTACCAACAAGTCCCTGTCTAGCCTGGTTGTACAGTTGCTACAATTTCAGGAAGAAGTTTTTGGCAAACATGTCAGCAATGCACCGCTCACTAAACTGCCG ATCAAATGTTTCCTAGATTTCAAAGCAGGAGGCTCCCTGTGCCACATACTTGCAGCTGCCTACAAATTCAAGAGTGACCAGGGATG GCGGCGTTACGATTTCCAGAATCCATCACGCATGGACCGCAACGTGGAAATGTTCATGACCATTGAGAAATCCTTGGTGCAG AATAATTGCCTGTCTCGACCTAACATTTTTCTGTGCCCAGAAATTGAACCCAAACTGCTAGGGAAATTAAAAGACATTATCAAGAGACATCAG GGAACGGTCACTGAGGATAAGAACAATGCCTCCCATGTCGTGTATCCTGTCCCAGGGAACCTGGAGGAAG AGGAATGGGTACGGCCAGTCATGAAGAGGGATAAGCAGGTTCTTCTGCACTGGGGCTACTATCCTGACAG TTACGACACATGGATCCCAGCCAGTGAAATTGAAGCATCTGTGGAAGATGCCCCGACTCCTGAGAAACCTAGGAAG GTTCATGCAAAGTGGATCCTGGACACAGACACCttcaatgaatggatgaatgaggaaGACTATGAAGTAAATGATGACAAAAACCCTGTCTCCCGGCGAAAGAAGATTTCAGCCAAGACACTGACGGATGAG GTGAACAGCCCAGATTCGGATCGACGGGACAAGAAGGGGGGCAACTATAAGAAGAGGAAGCGCTCCCCATCCCCTTCACCGACCCCAGAAGCTAAGAAGAAGAATGCTAAGAAAGG TCCCTCAACACCTTACACCAAGTCAAAGCGTGGCCACAGAGAAGAGGAGCAAGAAGACCTGACAAAGGACATGGATGAGCCCTCACCGGTCCCCAATGTGGAAGAGGTGACATTGCCCAAGACAG TCAATACTAAGAAGGACTCGGAGTCAGCCCCGGTCAAAGGAGGCACCATGACTGACCTGG ATGAACAAGAAGATGAAAGCATGGAGACCACGGGCAAG GATGAGGATGAGAACAGCACGGGGAACAAGGGAGAGCAGACCAAGAATCCGGACCTGCATGAGGACAACGTGACCGAACAGACCCATCACATCATCATCCCAAGCTATGCTGCCTGGTTTGACTATAATAG TGTTCACGCCATAGAGCGGAGGGCTCTCCCTGAGTTCTTCAATGGCAAGAACAAGTCCAAGACTCCAGAAAT CTACCTGGCCTATCGAAACTTCATGATCGACACTTACCGGCTGAACCCCCAAGAGTATCTCACGTCCACCGCCTGCCGCAGGAACCTGGCGGGTGATGTCTGTGCCATCATGAG AGTCCATGCCTTCCTAGAACAGTGGGGTCTTATTAACTACCAGGTGGATGCTGAGAGTCGACCAACACCAATGGGGCCTCCGCCCACCTCGCATTTCCACGTCTTGGCGGACACACCATCTGGGCTGGTGCCTCTGCAGCCCAAGACCCCGCAG GGCCGCCAGGTTGATGCTGATACCAAGGCTGGGCGAAAGGGCAAAGAGCTGGATGACTTGGTGCCAGAGACGGCTAAGGGCAAGCCAGAGCTG ACCTCTGCTTCCCAGCAAATGCTCAACTTCCCTGATAAAGGCAAGGAGAAACCGACAGACATGCAGAACTTTGGGCTGCGCACAGACATGTACACAAAGAAGAACGTCCCCTCCAAG AGCAAAGCTGCGGCCAGTGCCACTCGAGAGTGGACAGAACAGGAGACCCTGCTACTCCTGGAG GCACTGGAAATGTACAAAGATGACTGGAACAAAGTATCAGAGCACGTGGGAAGCCGCACACAGGACGAATGCATCTTGCATTTTCTTCGGCTTCCCATTGAAGACCCGTACCTGGAGGACTCAGAGGCCTCCCTGGGCCCCCTGGCCTACCAGCCCATCCCCTTCAGCCAGTCAGGCAACCCTGTGATGAGCACCGTTGCCTTCCTGGCCTCTGTCGTCGACCCTCGAGTGGCCTCTGCTGCTGCGAAGTCAGCCCTAG AAGAGTTCTCCAAAATGAAGGAAGAGGTACCCACAGCCTTGGTGGAGGCCCACGTTCGGAAAGTGGAAGAAGCAGCCAAAGTGACAGGCAAAGCAGACCCAGCCTTTGGTCTGGAAAGCAGTGGCATTGCAGGAACCACCTCTGATGAACCTGAGCGGATTG AGGAGAGCGGGACTGACGAGGCGCGGGCGGAGGGCCAGGCCACAGAGGAGAAGAAGGAGCCCAAG GAACCACGAGAAGGAGTTGGGGCTATAGAGGAAGAAGCAAAGGAGAAGACCAGTGAGGCGCCCAAGAAGGATGACGAGAAAGGGAAAGACGGCGACAGCGAGAAGGAGTCAGAGAAGAGTGACGGGGACCCGATAG TTGATCCTGAGAAGGAGAAGGAGCCCaaggaagggcaggaggaagTGCTGAAGGAAGTGGTGGAGTCGGAGGGGGAAAGGAAGACGAAGGTGGAGCGTGACATCGGCGAGGGCAACCTCTCCACCGCTGCGGCCGCTGCCCTGGCTGCCGCTGCCGTGAAGGCCAAG CACTTGGCTGCCGTTGAGGAGAGGAAGATCAAATCTCTGGTGGCCCTGCTGGTGGAGACCCAGATGAAAAAGTTGGAAATCAAACTCCGGCACTTTGAGGAGCTAGAGACGATCATGGACCGGGAGCGAGAAGCG CTAGAGTATCAGAGGCAGCAGCTCCTGGCCGACAGACAAGCCTTCCACATGGAGCAGCTGAAGTACGCGGAGATGAGGGCCCGGCAGCAGCACTTCCAGCAAATGCACCAACAGCAGCAGCCGCCCCCGCAAGCCCTGCCCCCTGGCTCCCAGCCTGTCCCACCTGCGGGCGCTGCTGGGCCACCCGCTGTCCACGGCTTGGCTCTGGCTCCAGCCTCCGTGGCCCCTGCCTCTGCGGGCAGTGGGGCCCCTCCCGGAAGCTTGGGCCCCTCTGAACAGATTGGGCAGGCAGGGTCAACTGCAGTGCCACAGCAGCAACAAGCAGCTGGAGCCCCCCAGGCTGGGGCAGTCCCACCAGGGGTACCCCCCCCTGGACCCCACG GCCCCTCACCGTTCCCCAACCAACAAACTCCTCCCTCAATGATGCCAGGGGCAGTGCCAGGCAGCGGGCACCCAGGCGTGGCGGGTAATGCTCCTTTGGGTTTGCCTTTTGGCATGCCGCCTCCCCCCCCTGCTCCATCCATCATCCCATTTGGTAGCCTAGCCGACTCCATCAGTATtaacctcccccctcctcctaaCCTGCATGGGCATCACCACCATCTCCCGTTCGCCCCGGCCACTCTCCCCGCCCCTAACCTGCCTGTGTCCATGGCGAACCCTCTACATCCTAACCTGCCGGCGACCACCACCATGCCATCTTCTTTGCCTCTTGGGCCGGGGCTCGGATCCGCCGCAGCCCAGAGCCCTGCCATTGTGGCAGCTGTTCAGGGCAACCTCCTGCCCAGTGCCAGCCCACTGCCAG aCCCAGGCACCCCCCTGCCTCCAGACCCCACGGCCCCGAGCCCAGGCACAGTCACCCCTGTGCCGCCCACACAGTGA
- the SMARCC2 gene encoding SWI/SNF complex subunit SMARCC2 isoform X1, with product MAVRKKDGGPNVKYYEAADTVTQFDNVRLWLGKNYKKYIQAEPPTNKSLSSLVVQLLQFQEEVFGKHVSNAPLTKLPIKCFLDFKAGGSLCHILAAAYKFKSDQGWRRYDFQNPSRMDRNVEMFMTIEKSLVQNNCLSRPNIFLCPEIEPKLLGKLKDIIKRHQGTVTEDKNNASHVVYPVPGNLEEEEWVRPVMKRDKQVLLHWGYYPDSYDTWIPASEIEASVEDAPTPEKPRKVHAKWILDTDTFNEWMNEEDYEVNDDKNPVSRRKKISAKTLTDEVNSPDSDRRDKKGGNYKKRKRSPSPSPTPEAKKKNAKKGPSTPYTKSKRGHREEEQEDLTKDMDEPSPVPNVEEVTLPKTVNTKKDSESAPVKGGTMTDLDEQEDESMETTGKDEDENSTGNKGEQTKNPDLHEDNVTEQTHHIIIPSYAAWFDYNSVHAIERRALPEFFNGKNKSKTPEIYLAYRNFMIDTYRLNPQEYLTSTACRRNLAGDVCAIMRVHAFLEQWGLINYQVDAESRPTPMGPPPTSHFHVLADTPSGLVPLQPKTPQGRQVDADTKAGRKGKELDDLVPETAKGKPELQTSASQQMLNFPDKGKEKPTDMQNFGLRTDMYTKKNVPSKSKAAASATREWTEQETLLLLEALEMYKDDWNKVSEHVGSRTQDECILHFLRLPIEDPYLEDSEASLGPLAYQPIPFSQSGNPVMSTVAFLASVVDPRVASAAAKSALEEFSKMKEEVPTALVEAHVRKVEEAAKVTGKADPAFGLESSGIAGTTSDEPERIEESGTDEARAEGQATEEKKEPKEPREGVGAIEEEAKEKTSEAPKKDDEKGKDGDSEKESEKSDGDPIVDPEKEKEPKEGQEEVLKEVVESEGERKTKVERDIGEGNLSTAAAAALAAAAVKAKHLAAVEERKIKSLVALLVETQMKKLEIKLRHFEELETIMDREREALEYQRQQLLADRQAFHMEQLKYAEMRARQQHFQQMHQQQQPPPQALPPGSQPVPPAGAAGPPAVHGLALAPASVAPASAGSGAPPGSLGPSEQIGQAGSTAVPQQQQAAGAPQAGAVPPGVPPPGPHGPSPFPNQQTPPSMMPGAVPGSGHPGVAGNAPLGLPFGMPPPPPAPSIIPFGSLADSISINLPPPPNLHGHHHHLPFAPATLPAPNLPVSMANPLHPNLPATTTMPSSLPLGPGLGSAAAQSPAIVAAVQGNLLPSASPLPDPGTPLPPDPTAPSPGTVTPVPPTQ from the exons TATATACAAGCTGAACCACCTACCAACAAGTCCCTGTCTAGCCTGGTTGTACAGTTGCTACAATTTCAGGAAGAAGTTTTTGGCAAACATGTCAGCAATGCACCGCTCACTAAACTGCCG ATCAAATGTTTCCTAGATTTCAAAGCAGGAGGCTCCCTGTGCCACATACTTGCAGCTGCCTACAAATTCAAGAGTGACCAGGGATG GCGGCGTTACGATTTCCAGAATCCATCACGCATGGACCGCAACGTGGAAATGTTCATGACCATTGAGAAATCCTTGGTGCAG AATAATTGCCTGTCTCGACCTAACATTTTTCTGTGCCCAGAAATTGAACCCAAACTGCTAGGGAAATTAAAAGACATTATCAAGAGACATCAG GGAACGGTCACTGAGGATAAGAACAATGCCTCCCATGTCGTGTATCCTGTCCCAGGGAACCTGGAGGAAG AGGAATGGGTACGGCCAGTCATGAAGAGGGATAAGCAGGTTCTTCTGCACTGGGGCTACTATCCTGACAG TTACGACACATGGATCCCAGCCAGTGAAATTGAAGCATCTGTGGAAGATGCCCCGACTCCTGAGAAACCTAGGAAG GTTCATGCAAAGTGGATCCTGGACACAGACACCttcaatgaatggatgaatgaggaaGACTATGAAGTAAATGATGACAAAAACCCTGTCTCCCGGCGAAAGAAGATTTCAGCCAAGACACTGACGGATGAG GTGAACAGCCCAGATTCGGATCGACGGGACAAGAAGGGGGGCAACTATAAGAAGAGGAAGCGCTCCCCATCCCCTTCACCGACCCCAGAAGCTAAGAAGAAGAATGCTAAGAAAGG TCCCTCAACACCTTACACCAAGTCAAAGCGTGGCCACAGAGAAGAGGAGCAAGAAGACCTGACAAAGGACATGGATGAGCCCTCACCGGTCCCCAATGTGGAAGAGGTGACATTGCCCAAGACAG TCAATACTAAGAAGGACTCGGAGTCAGCCCCGGTCAAAGGAGGCACCATGACTGACCTGG ATGAACAAGAAGATGAAAGCATGGAGACCACGGGCAAG GATGAGGATGAGAACAGCACGGGGAACAAGGGAGAGCAGACCAAGAATCCGGACCTGCATGAGGACAACGTGACCGAACAGACCCATCACATCATCATCCCAAGCTATGCTGCCTGGTTTGACTATAATAG TGTTCACGCCATAGAGCGGAGGGCTCTCCCTGAGTTCTTCAATGGCAAGAACAAGTCCAAGACTCCAGAAAT CTACCTGGCCTATCGAAACTTCATGATCGACACTTACCGGCTGAACCCCCAAGAGTATCTCACGTCCACCGCCTGCCGCAGGAACCTGGCGGGTGATGTCTGTGCCATCATGAG AGTCCATGCCTTCCTAGAACAGTGGGGTCTTATTAACTACCAGGTGGATGCTGAGAGTCGACCAACACCAATGGGGCCTCCGCCCACCTCGCATTTCCACGTCTTGGCGGACACACCATCTGGGCTGGTGCCTCTGCAGCCCAAGACCCCGCAG GGCCGCCAGGTTGATGCTGATACCAAGGCTGGGCGAAAGGGCAAAGAGCTGGATGACTTGGTGCCAGAGACGGCTAAGGGCAAGCCAGAGCTG CAGACCTCTGCTTCCCAGCAAATGCTCAACTTCCCTGATAAAGGCAAGGAGAAACCGACAGACATGCAGAACTTTGGGCTGCGCACAGACATGTACACAAAGAAGAACGTCCCCTCCAAG AGCAAAGCTGCGGCCAGTGCCACTCGAGAGTGGACAGAACAGGAGACCCTGCTACTCCTGGAG GCACTGGAAATGTACAAAGATGACTGGAACAAAGTATCAGAGCACGTGGGAAGCCGCACACAGGACGAATGCATCTTGCATTTTCTTCGGCTTCCCATTGAAGACCCGTACCTGGAGGACTCAGAGGCCTCCCTGGGCCCCCTGGCCTACCAGCCCATCCCCTTCAGCCAGTCAGGCAACCCTGTGATGAGCACCGTTGCCTTCCTGGCCTCTGTCGTCGACCCTCGAGTGGCCTCTGCTGCTGCGAAGTCAGCCCTAG AAGAGTTCTCCAAAATGAAGGAAGAGGTACCCACAGCCTTGGTGGAGGCCCACGTTCGGAAAGTGGAAGAAGCAGCCAAAGTGACAGGCAAAGCAGACCCAGCCTTTGGTCTGGAAAGCAGTGGCATTGCAGGAACCACCTCTGATGAACCTGAGCGGATTG AGGAGAGCGGGACTGACGAGGCGCGGGCGGAGGGCCAGGCCACAGAGGAGAAGAAGGAGCCCAAG GAACCACGAGAAGGAGTTGGGGCTATAGAGGAAGAAGCAAAGGAGAAGACCAGTGAGGCGCCCAAGAAGGATGACGAGAAAGGGAAAGACGGCGACAGCGAGAAGGAGTCAGAGAAGAGTGACGGGGACCCGATAG TTGATCCTGAGAAGGAGAAGGAGCCCaaggaagggcaggaggaagTGCTGAAGGAAGTGGTGGAGTCGGAGGGGGAAAGGAAGACGAAGGTGGAGCGTGACATCGGCGAGGGCAACCTCTCCACCGCTGCGGCCGCTGCCCTGGCTGCCGCTGCCGTGAAGGCCAAG CACTTGGCTGCCGTTGAGGAGAGGAAGATCAAATCTCTGGTGGCCCTGCTGGTGGAGACCCAGATGAAAAAGTTGGAAATCAAACTCCGGCACTTTGAGGAGCTAGAGACGATCATGGACCGGGAGCGAGAAGCG CTAGAGTATCAGAGGCAGCAGCTCCTGGCCGACAGACAAGCCTTCCACATGGAGCAGCTGAAGTACGCGGAGATGAGGGCCCGGCAGCAGCACTTCCAGCAAATGCACCAACAGCAGCAGCCGCCCCCGCAAGCCCTGCCCCCTGGCTCCCAGCCTGTCCCACCTGCGGGCGCTGCTGGGCCACCCGCTGTCCACGGCTTGGCTCTGGCTCCAGCCTCCGTGGCCCCTGCCTCTGCGGGCAGTGGGGCCCCTCCCGGAAGCTTGGGCCCCTCTGAACAGATTGGGCAGGCAGGGTCAACTGCAGTGCCACAGCAGCAACAAGCAGCTGGAGCCCCCCAGGCTGGGGCAGTCCCACCAGGGGTACCCCCCCCTGGACCCCACG GCCCCTCACCGTTCCCCAACCAACAAACTCCTCCCTCAATGATGCCAGGGGCAGTGCCAGGCAGCGGGCACCCAGGCGTGGCGGGTAATGCTCCTTTGGGTTTGCCTTTTGGCATGCCGCCTCCCCCCCCTGCTCCATCCATCATCCCATTTGGTAGCCTAGCCGACTCCATCAGTATtaacctcccccctcctcctaaCCTGCATGGGCATCACCACCATCTCCCGTTCGCCCCGGCCACTCTCCCCGCCCCTAACCTGCCTGTGTCCATGGCGAACCCTCTACATCCTAACCTGCCGGCGACCACCACCATGCCATCTTCTTTGCCTCTTGGGCCGGGGCTCGGATCCGCCGCAGCCCAGAGCCCTGCCATTGTGGCAGCTGTTCAGGGCAACCTCCTGCCCAGTGCCAGCCCACTGCCAG aCCCAGGCACCCCCCTGCCTCCAGACCCCACGGCCCCGAGCCCAGGCACAGTCACCCCTGTGCCGCCCACACAGTGA
- the SMARCC2 gene encoding SWI/SNF complex subunit SMARCC2 isoform X5, with protein MAVRKKDGGPNVKYYEAADTVTQFDNVRLWLGKNYKKYIQAEPPTNKSLSSLVVQLLQFQEEVFGKHVSNAPLTKLPIKCFLDFKAGGSLCHILAAAYKFKSDQGWRRYDFQNPSRMDRNVEMFMTIEKSLVQNNCLSRPNIFLCPEIEPKLLGKLKDIIKRHQGTVTEDKNNASHVVYPVPGNLEEEEWVRPVMKRDKQVLLHWGYYPDSYDTWIPASEIEASVEDAPTPEKPRKVHAKWILDTDTFNEWMNEEDYEVNDDKNPVSRRKKISAKTLTDEVNSPDSDRRDKKGGNYKKRKRSPSPSPTPEAKKKNAKKGPSTPYTKSKRGHREEEQEDLTKDMDEPSPVPNVEEVTLPKTVNTKKDSESAPVKGGTMTDLDEQEDESMETTGKDEDENSTGNKGEQTKNPDLHEDNVTEQTHHIIIPSYAAWFDYNSVHAIERRALPEFFNGKNKSKTPEIYLAYRNFMIDTYRLNPQEYLTSTACRRNLAGDVCAIMRVHAFLEQWGLINYQVDAESRPTPMGPPPTSHFHVLADTPSGLVPLQPKTPQGRQVDADTKAGRKGKELDDLVPETAKGKPELQTSASQQMLNFPDKGKEKPTDMQNFGLRTDMYTKKNVPSKSKAAASATREWTEQETLLLLEALEMYKDDWNKVSEHVGSRTQDECILHFLRLPIEDPYLEDSEASLGPLAYQPIPFSQSGNPVMSTVAFLASVVDPRVASAAAKSALEEFSKMKEEVPTALVEAHVRKVEEAAKVTGKADPAFGLESSGIAGTTSDEPERIEESGTDEARAEGQATEEKKEPKEPREGVGAIEEEAKEKTSEAPKKDDEKGKDGDSEKESEKSDGDPIVDPEKEKEPKEGQEEVLKEVVESEGERKTKVERDIGEGNLSTAAAAALAAAAVKAKHLAAVEERKIKSLVALLVETQMKKLEIKLRHFEELETIMDREREALEYQRQQLLADRQAFHMEQLKYAEMRARQQHFQQMHQQQQPPPQALPPGSQPVPPAGAAGPPAVHGLALAPASVAPASAGSGAPPGSLGPSEQIGQAGSTAVPQQQQAAGAPQAGAVPPGVPPPGPHGPSPFPNQQTPPSMMPGAVPGSGHPGVAAQSPAIVAAVQGNLLPSASPLPDPGTPLPPDPTAPSPGTVTPVPPTQ; from the exons TATATACAAGCTGAACCACCTACCAACAAGTCCCTGTCTAGCCTGGTTGTACAGTTGCTACAATTTCAGGAAGAAGTTTTTGGCAAACATGTCAGCAATGCACCGCTCACTAAACTGCCG ATCAAATGTTTCCTAGATTTCAAAGCAGGAGGCTCCCTGTGCCACATACTTGCAGCTGCCTACAAATTCAAGAGTGACCAGGGATG GCGGCGTTACGATTTCCAGAATCCATCACGCATGGACCGCAACGTGGAAATGTTCATGACCATTGAGAAATCCTTGGTGCAG AATAATTGCCTGTCTCGACCTAACATTTTTCTGTGCCCAGAAATTGAACCCAAACTGCTAGGGAAATTAAAAGACATTATCAAGAGACATCAG GGAACGGTCACTGAGGATAAGAACAATGCCTCCCATGTCGTGTATCCTGTCCCAGGGAACCTGGAGGAAG AGGAATGGGTACGGCCAGTCATGAAGAGGGATAAGCAGGTTCTTCTGCACTGGGGCTACTATCCTGACAG TTACGACACATGGATCCCAGCCAGTGAAATTGAAGCATCTGTGGAAGATGCCCCGACTCCTGAGAAACCTAGGAAG GTTCATGCAAAGTGGATCCTGGACACAGACACCttcaatgaatggatgaatgaggaaGACTATGAAGTAAATGATGACAAAAACCCTGTCTCCCGGCGAAAGAAGATTTCAGCCAAGACACTGACGGATGAG GTGAACAGCCCAGATTCGGATCGACGGGACAAGAAGGGGGGCAACTATAAGAAGAGGAAGCGCTCCCCATCCCCTTCACCGACCCCAGAAGCTAAGAAGAAGAATGCTAAGAAAGG TCCCTCAACACCTTACACCAAGTCAAAGCGTGGCCACAGAGAAGAGGAGCAAGAAGACCTGACAAAGGACATGGATGAGCCCTCACCGGTCCCCAATGTGGAAGAGGTGACATTGCCCAAGACAG TCAATACTAAGAAGGACTCGGAGTCAGCCCCGGTCAAAGGAGGCACCATGACTGACCTGG ATGAACAAGAAGATGAAAGCATGGAGACCACGGGCAAG GATGAGGATGAGAACAGCACGGGGAACAAGGGAGAGCAGACCAAGAATCCGGACCTGCATGAGGACAACGTGACCGAACAGACCCATCACATCATCATCCCAAGCTATGCTGCCTGGTTTGACTATAATAG TGTTCACGCCATAGAGCGGAGGGCTCTCCCTGAGTTCTTCAATGGCAAGAACAAGTCCAAGACTCCAGAAAT CTACCTGGCCTATCGAAACTTCATGATCGACACTTACCGGCTGAACCCCCAAGAGTATCTCACGTCCACCGCCTGCCGCAGGAACCTGGCGGGTGATGTCTGTGCCATCATGAG AGTCCATGCCTTCCTAGAACAGTGGGGTCTTATTAACTACCAGGTGGATGCTGAGAGTCGACCAACACCAATGGGGCCTCCGCCCACCTCGCATTTCCACGTCTTGGCGGACACACCATCTGGGCTGGTGCCTCTGCAGCCCAAGACCCCGCAG GGCCGCCAGGTTGATGCTGATACCAAGGCTGGGCGAAAGGGCAAAGAGCTGGATGACTTGGTGCCAGAGACGGCTAAGGGCAAGCCAGAGCTG CAGACCTCTGCTTCCCAGCAAATGCTCAACTTCCCTGATAAAGGCAAGGAGAAACCGACAGACATGCAGAACTTTGGGCTGCGCACAGACATGTACACAAAGAAGAACGTCCCCTCCAAG AGCAAAGCTGCGGCCAGTGCCACTCGAGAGTGGACAGAACAGGAGACCCTGCTACTCCTGGAG GCACTGGAAATGTACAAAGATGACTGGAACAAAGTATCAGAGCACGTGGGAAGCCGCACACAGGACGAATGCATCTTGCATTTTCTTCGGCTTCCCATTGAAGACCCGTACCTGGAGGACTCAGAGGCCTCCCTGGGCCCCCTGGCCTACCAGCCCATCCCCTTCAGCCAGTCAGGCAACCCTGTGATGAGCACCGTTGCCTTCCTGGCCTCTGTCGTCGACCCTCGAGTGGCCTCTGCTGCTGCGAAGTCAGCCCTAG AAGAGTTCTCCAAAATGAAGGAAGAGGTACCCACAGCCTTGGTGGAGGCCCACGTTCGGAAAGTGGAAGAAGCAGCCAAAGTGACAGGCAAAGCAGACCCAGCCTTTGGTCTGGAAAGCAGTGGCATTGCAGGAACCACCTCTGATGAACCTGAGCGGATTG AGGAGAGCGGGACTGACGAGGCGCGGGCGGAGGGCCAGGCCACAGAGGAGAAGAAGGAGCCCAAG GAACCACGAGAAGGAGTTGGGGCTATAGAGGAAGAAGCAAAGGAGAAGACCAGTGAGGCGCCCAAGAAGGATGACGAGAAAGGGAAAGACGGCGACAGCGAGAAGGAGTCAGAGAAGAGTGACGGGGACCCGATAG TTGATCCTGAGAAGGAGAAGGAGCCCaaggaagggcaggaggaagTGCTGAAGGAAGTGGTGGAGTCGGAGGGGGAAAGGAAGACGAAGGTGGAGCGTGACATCGGCGAGGGCAACCTCTCCACCGCTGCGGCCGCTGCCCTGGCTGCCGCTGCCGTGAAGGCCAAG CACTTGGCTGCCGTTGAGGAGAGGAAGATCAAATCTCTGGTGGCCCTGCTGGTGGAGACCCAGATGAAAAAGTTGGAAATCAAACTCCGGCACTTTGAGGAGCTAGAGACGATCATGGACCGGGAGCGAGAAGCG CTAGAGTATCAGAGGCAGCAGCTCCTGGCCGACAGACAAGCCTTCCACATGGAGCAGCTGAAGTACGCGGAGATGAGGGCCCGGCAGCAGCACTTCCAGCAAATGCACCAACAGCAGCAGCCGCCCCCGCAAGCCCTGCCCCCTGGCTCCCAGCCTGTCCCACCTGCGGGCGCTGCTGGGCCACCCGCTGTCCACGGCTTGGCTCTGGCTCCAGCCTCCGTGGCCCCTGCCTCTGCGGGCAGTGGGGCCCCTCCCGGAAGCTTGGGCCCCTCTGAACAGATTGGGCAGGCAGGGTCAACTGCAGTGCCACAGCAGCAACAAGCAGCTGGAGCCCCCCAGGCTGGGGCAGTCCCACCAGGGGTACCCCCCCCTGGACCCCACG GCCCCTCACCGTTCCCCAACCAACAAACTCCTCCCTCAATGATGCCAGGGGCAGTGCCAGGCAGCGGGCACCCAGGCGTGGCGG CCCAGAGCCCTGCCATTGTGGCAGCTGTTCAGGGCAACCTCCTGCCCAGTGCCAGCCCACTGCCAG aCCCAGGCACCCCCCTGCCTCCAGACCCCACGGCCCCGAGCCCAGGCACAGTCACCCCTGTGCCGCCCACACAGTGA